The following is a genomic window from Amycolatopsis australiensis.
GGTTCGTGCGGCTGGTCGGGACGGACAGCGGCACCGCGATGCGGCCCGCGTACAGCGTGCCCAGGAAGGCGACGACGTACCCCAGGTCCTGCCGGGCGACGATCGCCACCCGATCACCCGTTTTGGTGAACCGTCGCAGCTCGCGGGCGACGCCGCGAACCCGGGCGAGCACCTCGGGCCACGTCAGGGTGTGGTCGACCGGACCGGGGAAGGTGCGGCAGGTGAACGCCGGGCGGTCTTCGGCCGCGTTGCGGAGCAGGTAGTCCGTGAACGGCGTGGTCAGGACGTCATCCGGGACATCTGCGGGCGGCACGGCCCCATCCTGCCCTACCGTGTCGAACCGATGGACGAGTTCGAACGGCACGGCGTCGCCGTGGTCTCCGGCCGCAACGCGTGCGCCCGCGCCCTGCGCTCCCCCGAGCTGACGTCGGATCCCGGCGGCGGCTCACCGAGCGTGCTGCTGCGCGACGGCGACGATCACGCCCGGGTGCGTGGCGTGCTTCGGGCGATCATCGCCGGGCTGGAGCCGTTCCCGGACTCGCTGCGCGCCGCGGTCGAGGACGGGGTCGGCGGCCTGGGTCCGGCGTTCGACCTCGTACGCGACTTCGCGCGGCCGGTGGCGGGCACGGTTACGTCCGCGGTGCTCGGGGTCGACCTGGACGACGTCTTCCTGGACCGCCTGGAGGCGACGACGGCGAACCTCGACGTCTTCGGCGGCACGGACGGAGCGGGCCAGGCGGCGGCGTTCCGGCTGGCGGTGCAGCTGAGCCGGGCCGAGGCCGAGCCGGGCGGGTTGACGGCGCTGCGGGAGGCGCACGCGGCCGGGCGGCTCGACGACGACGAGCTGATGTTCAACCCGGTGGTGCTGGCCCACGCCGCCTACG
Proteins encoded in this region:
- a CDS encoding cytochrome P450, which translates into the protein MDEFERHGVAVVSGRNACARALRSPELTSDPGGGSPSVLLRDGDDHARVRGVLRAIIAGLEPFPDSLRAAVEDGVGGLGPAFDLVRDFARPVAGTVTSAVLGVDLDDVFLDRLEATTANLDVFGGTDGAGQAAAFRLAVQLSRAEAEPGGLTALREAHAAGRLDDDELMFNPVVLAHAAYENSLNFLACAGLELASGSSRSVRDMVTAICPARYVLRFGPAGPVAVSLADGLPFGLGRHACPGSGVALAEAEIALTALARRLEGGCEVGEVRWKTHPVFHGLASAPVVVRLRDG